The Neorhodopirellula lusitana DNA window TTGCCCCGGTCATGATGCCGGGGACGGCTGCGGGTAACGATACATTGCGAACCGTTTGCCATTTTGTCGCACCCAGTCCGTACGAGGCTTCTCGCAGCGACGGTGAGACGCCACGCAGGGCTTCTTGGGACGCGATGATCACGATCGGCAAAATCACGAGCGACAGCGTCAGGCCAGCGGCCAAGAAGCTACGTCCGAATGGAATGCGGAAGTAATTCCATGACGTCTTCGCGTAGGCACCGCCAATTTGGTTCAGTTTGACGGTATGGCGGCGAACGTTCTTGTCCTTCGGTTTGGGTTGCCCACCTTTCGGATCCCAAACGGCGATCTGAATCGGGTTGCCATCTCGGTCCTCCGCCTCGATGGGCCCGGTGACTTGGAAGGTCGCCTGTTCCAAGTCAGTTTGCGGAACCAGGACCGTGTGCCCGCCACCACCGAGAGTGAGGACTTGGTAGTAGCGTTCCACGCCCATCAACTCAGTGCCGCTGGAGCCGTTGACTTGGATTTGCCCAAACACGTTGAACATGAACACAAACAGGCTCAAGCCTAGTAGGCCGTAAACGATCGATGGGACGCCAGCCAAGTTGCTGATGTTCAGGTTGATGAACCCGTGCAGGTAACGCAGCCACCGAT harbors:
- a CDS encoding PstA family ABC transporter permease yields the protein MSISTAAPNAKPIPAAIRKGASATAEAVQNSARRKRFSRMFYWLCVMISMLSVVVLVVLLISIFYQGSSRLTPTLLKGSHSALAPETSGMYPAIVGSLSICAVCALAALPLGVGTAIFLEEFKPTNRWLRYLHGFINLNISNLAGVPSIVYGLLGLSLFVFMFNVFGQIQVNGSSGTELMGVERYYQVLTLGGGGHTVLVPQTDLEQATFQVTGPIEAEDRDGNPIQIAVWDPKGGQPKPKDKNVRRHTVKLNQIGGAYAKTSWNYFRIPFGRSFLAAGLTLSLVILPIVIIASQEALRGVSPSLREASYGLGATKWQTVRNVSLPAAVPGIMTGAILAMGRATGEAAPILVVLGATVAKSTGPQNLMDNVVTMPVLIFNWAGLQQATYQELAAAAIIVLLVVLLLVNSVAIYLRQKLRLE